From Daucus carota subsp. sativus chromosome 6, DH1 v3.0, whole genome shotgun sequence:
GAGCTTTCAAAGATGTTATCACTGAAGGTGACGGGAGATCTTCTCATTAAGCTTCAGCGTTAGCAAACTTGCTTTGGCACCATACTTGTACTTTGCAGTTTTTAGCTCAGGATGTCAGTTGAATTTCAGCTTAAAAGTCAAGTGTCTGTTGTATTCTCACTGAATGCATGGTCTAAGTGTATTATACATTTAATTTGTCATGTTTGGGGAATTATCAGCTGTACTACTAAATTAAATATCAACTTCAGTGACTtcataattttcaagaaatgctaCTGTGTTATGTTTTGTTTGCATCAATTAATCAGGcaggtatatttatatttatttaaggcGTGACAACAGTAATTTCTACTCCATTTATCCTTTTGATTTTCCTGAATATGGGATTGGGAAGGTAACTGGTAAGGTTTGATGATCTGAGTTGCTAAACCTTTATCATGCATGAGGCTAAAACCAGTGAATCCTTGTTAGAGAAAAGTTGGAAAGATTATCCTCAACTTGTAAATGCATATTGGATGAGAACTTTGTTTCTAGCTTTAACTTCAGGCACGGAAACGTTACCCTCCAAACGGCTGATTGCAAGGACATCTAGCAAGCGTGATTATtccaactaaaatttataatttcagGATATTTGAAGGTTGCTTCCTCATGATGGCCTGATAAAACGACCTCCCCGTAATTCTCTCTTGTGGCTTAGGCTCTTGTGCAGAGATCATAAAGGTCAGTCCTCCTATTTCAACATGGTATTTTAGCATTCTAAAACCAAATTCTGAATAGTCTTTAGTAGTATGCTTATGATGCTGATAACTTAACTGACTCCAAAATCTAGTAGGTTTCTTTTAGCCCGGTGGACTTACTATCCAGTTGGGCTGGCCCAAGTAAATGGATTTGTAGCTAAGAGCAACAGACAGTCCTAACTATTAGATTTTCCTTTGCAGACTTGTTATCAAGGGATTTGAGCATATAGTTGTAAGCCCAGCCACCTCAGTGTACCTAGTCTGGTGAATTATAATCAAATAAGTTATTCCCTTTTGGACTAAGAATTGTCACAAACTAAAACTAGTGACCTTTTCCATTGATGCCAAATACTATAATTAAAAAACCTTGTAGCATGCTCAATTATAAATGCTTTTTTGTGTAGTACATGGTAAGTATCCTTTTTTCCAAGTGTTGCAGAAGACAAAAGCTTCCCCACTCTCTATTGTCCTGCATAATTTGGCAATGTGTGATCCACATTTTTCAGATTGTGAAAGCTTCGAGTCCCACCATTATCAAACTTTCTCTAGTGGCCTTTTCTTGGTTATAATGAAATTGAATTGACTGAACAATCTTTATCCATTGAACAACTAGCTATTCGTCTGCTGTCATCTACTAGCTAATAACTCTATCGTTAGAagatttttacaaattatttccTCAATAACCTTTTCTTGCATTGTGTGTGCTCAGAAGAGACGCGAGGGTTTTGTTGGGGGGGCTTGCTTTCTCTAGTGTTTATAACCAATGCTACTTGTTGTAGTAGGAATTGTAGTTGATGGGATAGTTCTCAGTTGAGCTTTTCAGCATTGTGTTGtgggttttaaattttaatcccGGAAGGCACTTATCtgtcaatatattatataactttCTATGTTTTTTCTCTAGCTTCCATAGTTCactaaaaaaaaaccaaactgTTTGTAACTTTGGGAACTCGTATTGTGTTGAATTTGAAGTCTGGTTTGCTTGTGTGTTCCATCAAGTTAATCTACTCTGTGAACCCGCACATGGCATGGGGCACCAAGAACACCAAACTTCACTGTTTCTCCTAGATTGATAAGTCTTTATAAACTGTTGCTCAAACTTTGAAGCAAGGTGTTTCTATATTTGTAACGGGCATGCAACATCAATACTTTTGTTTGAACAATTAATGTACTTAAATTGTCATAAAAATTTACTGCTCCTTGATGAACTGAACATTCTTTACTGGCACAGTCAAAAATACATGATGTGAAAAAGTTAAACCTGAAGATATAGCTACTGATACAGAGTATAGAAAGCAATAATAGTGAAAGTATATCACTGTATATGCACGAATATATGTATGCATATGATGAATGCAATGTGAAAAGACAATTATTAAGGATTTCTCATAATGTCTTCATTGATTATTTGCTCCACAGGTGGTGGTCCGACGTACACCTGCTGGTTGCTGCCCCCTTTAGTTTGTTGCAGATAATTGACTTCCCGCTCCTGAAATCCAAATACATCATTATGGGAAAATTGAAGGTTATAAGCTCGATCCAAGGACATCGTATATCTTTGATCTTTAGGTAAGAATTGCATACACAGTCAAACGTAAACTCTGGTCTAATTTCACCCAGCTCGTAAAATTATATGAAGAAGATTACCTCGCGGCTATTCACCATATATGATTATAGTTTATGTGTAATCATGTATGCAGTCAAGATTGTAAGTGTGGCAGtatctttaaaattagaaagagGGTATAGATGTGCCCTCCTTGGAGAACATCTTGTCGTAGCCCTCTTTGTACACTACTGAGAAATGGGCATCAAGAAGTTGGTACACACGTAATGTGTATCACTGAAATTCTAGAAAACAATAATTAGCTAGCTTCATCATAACACAGATGTGCCGACTAATGGCACCTGTGAAAAGAACGGAGAGCCTGGTTAAGAGGGTGAAGAGTAGAACCTGCAGACTATGCAGGTTCTGCGAGGAACAGGTGAAACCAGATGTACTGGTCTTAGAATTTCTCAGGACGTCGGATCAGGGTAGTTGATTCTTGTTAGGTCTGTGAGTCGTCAAATGATCTAACAGTTGATAATACAGATGTCCCGGAACTTATCAATAACCATATGCGAAGATTAGCATGAGAAGGTTCACGAAAAGGACAACTAAGAAATTAGTCCAACTCTTGAACATCTCCAAATAGAAAACTTGTTCATTTTTCAGAGTGCATCGTGCATGTGTTTCCCCTTtttgtattcgattgggattttaatacattgtttttagtttatggattttaatggattgtatgatattttgattttatgcggattcttgatgaaatgtcgcagagttgataggatttaagtacaatgcttcaaaatcccattgaatttggtaggatttcaaaaaacttaaaatacactgaagaatgccacaaaatccatcattttatgaaatgaaaaaaaatccatcagcatttgaataccatcaaattttaatggattttaaacaatcccaattgaataccatcagattttaaagcataatttaaaatcccaattgaataccaccagattttgtagcataatttaaaatcccaattgaatatctcaagattttaatggatttcaaacaatcccaatcgaatacccttggatttcatgaatgcaaaaaaatgttttaaaatctcaatccaatacacccctcttaatttACTAAAAAGTTAAGTATCCTCCGTTTCATCGTATTGGAGACATAAGCGAGTTCGATTATGTAGCGAATCATTTTGTACAGGTGATGTTTTGCATATTGTCAATAGTTTTATAGCAAATAGCTCGCAAACATTAAGAAATTTTAGCATAAAAATCACCATAAGAATCCTTCCAGGTTTGTGTATACTGAGGGAGTGTGTGGAAGAAACTTTTGGCCTAGAATTTAAACAGAAACTGCCAACAAGCCATTGTGCCTAAGCAAAGACTCCGGAGACGGTTCGCGCCCTCTGAATTCCACAAAAACCTGAAATAAAACCAACCCCTATGATCAAGATTCAGTAACAACACATTTAAAGATTGAAACTGTCTAAAGATTCTGCCCCATCATTTAAATATACGGAAACTTCATCTCATCTTACATCTAGGGGTGCCTTCCCACCTCCAAGAGCAAGTATAGTCTCTCGGAATTTCTTCCCTGTTTCTTTCACAGCCTGTTCAAAACACAAAACCTTGCTATGGTTATATACTTGATTAGTACAATGTATATCAGTGACCTCTGTAGTTCCTGCAAAACACCATAGTTTTTTCTACCAGTACCAAAGAAACTACCATTTAAGGCATGGAGGgattagaataattaattcgaGGAAATGAAATGAATGATCGGGTTCTAGTGCCTAATATGAAGATGCTACCAACATAGGAAAGAACTACGGGATCAATGTATCTAAATTTCTCCCAAGAGAAAACGCCCTCTTAGGAATGATGCCCTTGGGAAAAGCTGACCAAGGAAAGTAAGCTTGAATATTTAAGTAATCAAATTATAAACTGTCTTATTTCATACCTTAATGTCGTCTAAACCAGCATCTTCAAATGCAGAGAAAGCATCAGCAGACAGTACCTCAGCCCACTGCCAATATCAGACAGTTTATTTTAGAATATTGAAAGCTTTTATTCGTAGTAGCATTCACTAAAATCACTCCCAGGTCGAGATACTTCTATGGAAACCTTGGTACATATTTTTAGACTTTCAGCTAGACACAAGAGAATTACAGTTCATAATTTGCTGAGGCAGCAAGTTTACAGCAGATAAGAACCAAACAAAAGCATTTACTAAGACCGACTTTAAATTGTAAAGGACCTAAACTAAACACATAATATTGTACTAGGAATTTGTTTACAGAACAGGACGAGAATACtgacaaattataaataaaagatatttatagaaaaataaaaggCGTGCTTAAATATTAAAGTTGAGACATAGATAAGTTGTTACTTTCAACCCATGCAATCCGAAAACAAAAGTTAAAGATACACGTGAGAAAGAAAAACGAACATAAATCCTACCTTGTAACTGTAGTATCCAGCTGCATAAGGACCTGTTAATCCATTCGTTCCATCAGACCAAAAAGGAAATATTAGTTCCAGGAGGAAGaggaaataattatattaagctGCAAAAAGTTGCAACACTTAAACTAGAAATTAATTGATGATCAAGTAAAATTATTAGGAAGAAAAAACCTGCAAAAATATGGCTAAATCCACAAAGAAACCTATCCTCCGGAAGTGGAGGGATCACTTGTGTTTTCTGGCTAATCCtttgatcaacatcaaataTAGATTCAGACCCCCCAGGTACATACTTCGTGTGCAGCTCCAGATCAAGACTAGCAGATCTTATCTACAAAGAATTATGCAAGCAACAAAAGATgcagaaaaatcagaagaattCCACTTCCTTCTTTGTAACTGTTGATTTGTAAGCCATCGGTATATTTTGCTAACAAATATTACAACCCAGATTTTAGCAAGACAGAGAGCACCAAAAGAACATAGATGAATGAAAATAGATAAATACAAGTTTGGAAGCTACACAGAATTGACCACACCACACAAAGGAGTGATAAGAGTAGAAACAATGGAGTTTCAAAATATACTTGATGGGATTGTAACTCACTATATTCAACAAGATTCGTTTGTTCTAGACTTGTAAAGATATACAAGGCTAATCACGTAACTGAATATGTGACACCAAGAACTTAGGTGAATAAAAATAATCTTGTGTTAtaactaatgataaaaataacaaTCCACAGTCTGATTTATGTCACATCTTTCAGTGTTATTTGCCATTAGTTAATCAAACTAATATATCATATGCTGATGGGGATATaagaaaaaatgtatattatatattacatgttaACTCAAGGCTTTATGTTATGCATAGTGGTGAAGAGAGTTCTTGTGCCATTTACATTCATAAATTAACATCCAAATTGCTGTTCACTTTAATATATTAACTTTGAAAACACCAACCAGAAGCCAAATATGTGTGCTCTTAAATCAAAATAGGAATGGGGATGTTTCACTGACCTGGCGAAGACTATATGAGCCTGCACGGAAAGTCCTAGCTGCAAGAAGCTTTGAATATATATCTTCTGGGAGACTCTCCCCAGTTTCATAATGCTTTGCAATGCTCATCAAGGTATCCCTACAACAATGAATATAAAAAGTAGGAATCTTTCATTATAAGAAAAAAGGAAATTGTGCTAGTTATTGCTGATACTGATACAGATTTAGGTATTCATGTCCAGTAAAAAAGGATTTGGGCATCTGAAGGTGTCAAAGTagcaataaataaaattattgtgcATCTGATAGTCCCCAGAATCTATAACTATTATTTATCTTTCTACTATATAGAACTCCGAGTGCCTGTGACTTCCCCTTAAGATATGAAGGGTTGACACTTGTTTTGAATATTGAAGTTTGTACGATCCCGAAGTTATCAATAATTGTTTAGGATTTCGACATAATCTAGAACAAACAatacataacaaaaaaaaaactatgttTACTGTGTGCGCCCTAACATTTGGGAAAAAACAGAACAGTTTGTATTAAGACCAAGGAGAACATTAGAAGCAGCTAGAATGATGTCAGAAACTAGAAAGGCAATTAACATCAATTCATCATTTATATCCTAAAGGCATTCAACTGTGAGACTAGAACTCTCTTCCACGAGGTAACTACTGATTTTTACAATACCCTTCTTTGATGAAATAAGCTACTATTAATATTctaattatcaaatttatttagaaatatatactGTATTAAACAATGTACCTGTGGTAACACCAATTTTCCATGAATTGTGAAGGTAATTCAACAGCATCCCACTCAATGCCTCTAACACCAGCTACAAGACCCTCATCTTCTTTAGTTAACAAATGCTGGAGTGCATGACCAAATTCATGGAAGACAGTTTCAACCTGAAAATTAGGCAGTTCGCAGTCAAAATTTACAGAACTGtaaatagattaaaaaaaaagtgatattcACTCTTCGGTTATATTATATCTgcccaaaaattattattcttaccTCCTCAAAAGTCATAAGGCTAGGCTTGTCTCCAACTGGAGGCATTTGATTGCACACCATATGTGCAACAGGCAACCTAGCAGGAGCACCATCACGTGACATTACGCGGCTCCGGGCGACAACTTCATCCATCCACGCTCCTCCACGCTTTTCAGATGGACGAGAATATGGATCAAAGTAGAAGTATGCAATAGGACTGCCAGAAGAATCTTTGACACAATAAAATTTGACGTCGTTATTCCACACCTAGAAAACAACAACACAATATCATCAGTATGATACATCGCCTGCTACATGGCAATAAAATACAGTGCATCATAAGACCATGATTACCGGGGCTAAACCATCAGCTGCCTCTATGGCAACACCGAAGAGCATCTTGGCAAGGTTGAAAAGGCCATCCATAACTTTAGGGAATGAGAAGTAGGGGCGTAATTGTTCCTGTATAAGTCATGTTAGTAGCACACCAGCACATCCGTgcaaaagttttaaaattctagtTATACAACACAAGAAGaacaacaaaaattaaacataaacagTATTCGAGAAGGGCCACTATTGCCATAGAGTTGAAAAATGTCACATACAAGTTTCATCAGTATGACTGAAATTAAAGAGATTTAGAAGCATTAAATCTTAAAATGAAACCTACATAGAAAGGTTCTAGAAGACTAGAAACTCTGCACAGACATAGAATACGTAGTAAAAGGTCAATATCTGATAATCTTATATCACAAAAGCAAAAGGCGAGGATCCTGGTAACGCGTAGACTCTTGATGGCAGCTTATAGCAACACTGCTAACATCTAAAATGTGTATCATCACTATTTGAGCAAGCCCAATGTACCGGATTTCAGAATAAGTAAaaccaaaaatatttttctggAAATATTACAATAACAAAATTATCTGAAGTCGCCAAACAACGGAATCTGGTCGTCATATATTTCATCAACTGGTTAAAAAGCctcaattatatataaagtacaACTAGAGTATGCTTCGTCATGCATCTTACACTGGTTAGCAGTGATAGAAACTACGTTTAAAAAGGACAGTAACAAACCTcgtttatttcatattttgattCACGCAGCCTCTCACTCCAAAACGTTGTATCCCAATGGGTCAAATCATCTGCTTCTAGAGCACCTTGATCTTTTGAGAATTGTTTGAGTTCTTCCATATCTACCAAGATCAGAGCCAGATCAAAGCAATTACATCTCTTTTATGTTGTTAATATAATCATACGAGTACTATCAAGCGAGTTTGTAGATCTTTCTTAGGCATCTAGCAATGACGATCAGACAGCTTTACAATGTATCTTAAGGTTGCAAAAATTGGAACAAGCAAGCTACAAGGACTTAATGGACTATTTTTGACTGCTGAGTAATGTTATTGTATCATAATACCAAACAGATCATAATTTTAATGTTACATCATCTGACGAGTAAGCATCGGCTACAAATGTTGTCTGTAATTTGCAAACTTCAATCAATACAGTCAAAGCAAAAAGGGGAATCAGTAGTCACTAGCTATGCTCCCCTCAGATAAATCTACCATAATTGGCAAAGGTTTTAGCTCTACTTGTGAAGCACTACTTGACACATGACTAAAGCTTATGCAGTGTAAAAATATGAAACTGGATTACACATAAACTTACTCTTTACTGCTATAGACAACAACTAACCTTATATAGGGGTATTCTCCTGATAGTTATATACTAAACTACCACATAAATGGAAGAGGCTTTGGCTTAAAGTGTAAAACACTAAAATTAAAATGGCGCAGCCTGCATTGTTATACAACATTTATCTCTATTTGGGGGCTTTTCCCTGTAACTACTCATAAACCCTAAACTGTTGAATTGTATGAAAATAACACCTACATAATACCTTTAACAGCTGCATCCCAGGAAGCAGCACGAAGCTTTTCAAGGAGCTCTTCAGCTTTGGCAACAGTAGCCATCTTGGTTGCCATAGATACCTGATAACATTCACCTTATAAGCATGTCTCAAAAGGAGTACTGCAGGAGAATCATACTCATACCTCAGCATAGTTGTTATAGCCTAGAAGCTTGGCCTTTTCCAATCTAAGCTTCAGAATTTGATCAATAATTCCCATATTATCAAGCTCGCCACTAGAAGCGAGGGTTAACCGAGCAAGATATACTTCCTTGCGCAAATCTCGATTTTTAGCATGTTGCATGACTGACATGTAACTTGGGTCGTCCAATGTTATAACCCATGGACCATTTTCAGCAGTAGCATTTTTATGCCCCTGTTGTATTATACACAATTGTAGAGTGAGATAGAAAAGCAAGTGTACTGTAGGTAACATATGTGACTACAAATTGATGTATTTCGGTACAGAGTACCTTGGACACTGCTGTTTGTGCACCCAAACCTAAAGCAGTAGCCGGCAACCCTTCAATCTCTTTCTTCTCAGTTATTAGTTTTTCAAACTTCTTTGTGGCATCCAAAACATGCTCCTCAAATTTTTCACTAAGCTTCACCAGTTCCTGCATTTAAAGACACAAGGAATcgaaataatcaataattaactTTCAAATTGTCATATTCCTATAGGGTGATTTTTTAATTCCAATCTAAATACAGATCCCTTGTACAGGCTTACTTGTATAGATGTTCCAAAAAGATAATTAACATGTGACTCACCGCACAGTATATATCTTCGCTGAAAGCATAATAAGTTACAAAGCTTACCTGTTCAATTTTGTTGAACTGGTCCCTTTTTTCATCTTCAAGTGAGATGCCATTAAGAACAGCCACCTTTATTTGAGCTGCATATATTGGGAATGCAAGTTGTTGGGAAGTATCATTAAGTAATATATCATAAAGGAAGAAGGAACTAGTGTAGTCCATGTTCTGAAGAATGTGTGTGGTATAAACTCTTGGAGATAAgcatcaaatattataaaattcttcGAGATATGCATCATTCTCCTCACTGATAAAGTTTCGAGAAGGCAGAAATTCACCAGAGTTACAGAACAAGAAAGTCCCTAAACTGAATAAATGACAAAGTGAGCTCGGATAATTCAATGACACTATCCAAAGTAGAtgctaaatataaaatttgaaaaataaaaattgaatcttTATGTGGTTAAAGAACAATCTCAAGGGAGTGAGTTTAAGAAAGAAAAGGTGACTTTGGATGGATGTTTACAACTGACAATCATAGAATTTATGGACCTAAACATGTTTGGAGATATAGCTCCATATGAAAGTGCTAAAAGAATGTGGGAAATGACTTACATTCCACTATACGCTTACGAGCTTCACTTAGTGTGTCCCAACTGGAAGATTCTTTGATAGCCTTAAAAGCATTGTAGATTGGTAAACTTTGTCCTAACTTGAGCTCAAACTTGACTTTTTCAggctgaaaaaagaaaaaataatacaatatcGTAAAAACCAATAACATGAGTCAAGTTATTTGGGATTAGTATCAACAAATAAGATTTTACAAAACACTATCAAAAAACCTTACAAATACACCAACAGCCGAATGTAAAATGAGTAATGTCATAAGATATCCCAATTTTAAGATATTAGAAGGCAACGAAAACTCGAAAGATACAAAAAACAATTAAAGAGCCCAATCATACCTGAATTTCTTCAATGGCAGTACGGAGTTGAGGATTATCTTTGACGGCCTTGAGATGATTAACAGCTCCCCAAACCACTTCCAACCGATCAACTAGCTTCTCCAATGGCTCCACCAGCTTCGGCCATGACGGTTCCACACTGCTCTCCAATTCAGCCAATTCATTTTCCTAATCAGACAAAATTAAAACCCTCTTCTGTTATATATACACTCCAAAATCCACCTATATCGAATTTTCTGTTAGTGTGCTCATTGGTCTTTGTATCGTTAATAAAGATGGACGCATGCACAAAAATACGTATCAATAAAAATAAGCCCTAATGTTAGTGCTTAGAGTGGGTTCATGGATacgtaaaaatatataataaaatactgACGAGTTTGTTGAGCAAGGCAGCAACACCGGGACGGACGTGATGGGCTTGTATGGAATCGAAGGGCGGGAAATAGAAGTCCTTCAAGAGAAGGTTGTCTCCGTCGATACCTGACATTGCGGTTGAGTTGCGGCGGGGTGAGAAAAGGCCAAGACCAGTAGAGTCAGGATGTTTTGTTAATACCAAATATACCTAGCACTAGGTTATATAACTGTGCAAAACACGTAATAAATCCGAATATACACATGCCTTCATTGCATAATGAGTAActgaattcaaaattcaaaataattattaacttcCTATTTATTTCAGATTAATAATGGAAAGACTTCCTAACCAAGAAGATTTTTTTTACGATATCGCATTCAAAATTCGAAAACTGTAAAGCTACCTATTAAGCTACCAATCgccttttcttaaaatatttaatatttaatatttaatattaaaatatagcgAAAATATTTTCACAAGATTACATTAAAATGAGGTAATGTTATACCCcattaaatttgttaattagttattttgatttatcatctttttattttgattaatttaattgatttcatatgtACATGTATATCTTTTTAAAGATACTAGGGAATTTTGCCAGCGCTTCACGTGCGGGAATCCTcgtaaaaaattttatatatgtgtattttttaCAGCGACAAAACATAGTTAAACCATAGAGAATTTTGGATACACTCCGCGTACTTAGATCTTAGTACAAAATCTATTAACCtctttaaattcaaaaaatatatatagaattagaCATGTGTGTATACTGCATATAAAAAACACTATTAAACAACTATACAAATTAACAATGAAAaacttttaaaatctattatctTATTGATGATCTGTTTTTCTTCATCATCAAACACCGAAAAAAAGAACATGTTGATTAAAAAGGAAGGACTGTGACAC
This genomic window contains:
- the LOC135146947 gene encoding organellar oligopeptidase A, chloroplastic/mitochondrial-like; the protein is MSGIDGDNLLLKDFYFPPFDSIQAHHVRPGVAALLNKLENELAELESSVEPSWPKLVEPLEKLVDRLEVVWGAVNHLKAVKDNPQLRTAIEEIQPEKVKFELKLGQSLPIYNAFKAIKESSSWDTLSEARKRIVESQIKVAVLNGISLEDEKRDQFNKIEQELVKLSEKFEEHVLDATKKFEKLITEKKEIEGLPATALGLGAQTAVSKGHKNATAENGPWVITLDDPSYMSVMQHAKNRDLRKEVYLARLTLASSGELDNMGIIDQILKLRLEKAKLLGYNNYAEVSMATKMATVAKAEELLEKLRAASWDAAVKDMEELKQFSKDQGALEADDLTHWDTTFWSERLRESKYEINEEQLRPYFSFPKVMDGLFNLAKMLFGVAIEAADGLAPVWNNDVKFYCVKDSSGSPIAYFYFDPYSRPSEKRGGAWMDEVVARSRVMSRDGAPARLPVAHMVCNQMPPVGDKPSLMTFEEVETVFHEFGHALQHLLTKEDEGLVAGVRGIEWDAVELPSQFMENWCYHRDTLMSIAKHYETGESLPEDIYSKLLAARTFRAGSYSLRQIRSASLDLELHTKYVPGGSESIFDVDQRISQKTQVIPPLPEDRFLCGFSHIFAGPYAAGYYSYKWAEVLSADAFSAFEDAGLDDIKAVKETGKKFRETILALGGGKAPLDVFVEFRGREPSPESLLRHNGLLAVSV